In Collimonas arenae, a single genomic region encodes these proteins:
- the gatB gene encoding Asp-tRNA(Asn)/Glu-tRNA(Gln) amidotransferase subunit GatB, translated as MQWEVVIGLETHTQLSTKSKIFSGASTQFGAEANTQASPVDLALPGVLPVLNRGAVERAIQFGLAVNATIAPQSVFARKNYFYPDLPKGYQISQFEIPVVQGGKVSFMLEKDGKSELRTVQLTRAHLEEDAGKSLHEDYQGMSGIDLNRAGTPLLEIVTEPDMRSAAEAVAYAKALHSLVMWLGICDGNMQEGSFRCDANVSVRPVGQAAYGTRSEIKNLNSFRFLEEAINYEVRRQIEVIEDGGKVVQETRLYDPDKKETRSMRSKEDSQDYRYFPDPDLPPLAIAAEWVERVRATMPELPDAMRERFVREFGLSEYDAAVLTQSKAMAGYFEAVTVKAGKEQAKPAANWLMGDLSSALNRENVDVAQAPVSAVQLAVLLQRIADGTISNKIAKEVFGAMWEAKSAEENLADEIIESKGLKQISDSDALEKIIDEVLAANAKSVEEFRAGKEKAFNALIGQAMKATKGKANPAQLTELLKQKLTA; from the coding sequence ATGCAGTGGGAAGTCGTGATCGGTCTGGAAACGCATACGCAACTCTCGACCAAGTCAAAAATATTCAGCGGCGCTTCGACCCAGTTCGGCGCCGAAGCCAACACGCAAGCTAGCCCGGTCGACCTGGCGCTGCCTGGCGTACTGCCGGTACTCAATCGCGGTGCGGTAGAACGCGCAATCCAGTTCGGCCTGGCAGTGAATGCAACGATTGCCCCACAATCGGTTTTTGCGCGTAAAAACTATTTCTATCCCGATCTGCCGAAGGGCTATCAGATCAGCCAGTTTGAAATCCCGGTGGTCCAGGGCGGCAAGGTCTCCTTCATGCTGGAAAAAGACGGCAAGAGCGAACTGCGTACCGTGCAGCTGACGCGCGCCCATCTGGAAGAAGACGCCGGAAAATCGCTGCATGAAGACTATCAAGGCATGAGCGGCATCGACCTCAATCGCGCCGGTACGCCGCTGCTGGAAATCGTGACCGAACCCGACATGCGCAGCGCCGCCGAAGCGGTGGCTTATGCCAAGGCACTGCACTCGCTGGTGATGTGGCTGGGGATTTGCGACGGCAACATGCAGGAAGGCTCTTTCCGCTGCGACGCCAACGTCTCGGTGCGCCCGGTCGGCCAGGCGGCCTACGGCACCCGCAGTGAAATCAAGAACCTTAACTCCTTCCGCTTCCTGGAAGAAGCGATCAACTACGAAGTTCGCCGCCAGATCGAAGTGATCGAAGACGGCGGCAAAGTGGTGCAGGAAACGCGCCTGTACGATCCGGACAAAAAAGAAACCCGCTCGATGCGCAGCAAGGAAGATTCGCAGGATTACCGCTACTTCCCGGATCCGGATTTGCCGCCGCTGGCGATCGCTGCGGAATGGGTAGAGCGCGTACGCGCCACCATGCCGGAACTGCCGGACGCCATGCGTGAACGTTTCGTGCGCGAGTTTGGTCTGTCGGAATACGATGCCGCCGTGCTGACCCAGTCGAAAGCCATGGCCGGTTATTTTGAAGCGGTTACGGTCAAGGCCGGCAAGGAACAAGCCAAGCCTGCCGCCAACTGGCTGATGGGCGACCTGTCGTCAGCATTGAACCGGGAAAACGTCGATGTCGCGCAGGCGCCTGTCAGCGCTGTGCAGCTGGCCGTGCTGTTGCAGCGGATTGCCGATGGCACCATCTCCAACAAGATCGCCAAGGAAGTATTCGGCGCGATGTGGGAAGCAAAATCCGCAGAAGAAAATCTGGCTGACGAGATTATCGAAAGCAAGGGCCTGAAACAGATTTCCGACAGCGACGCATTGGAAAAAATCATCGATGAGGTGTTGGCGGCCAACGCCAAGTCTGTCGAAGAATTCCGCGCCGGTAAGGAAAAAGCCTTTAACGCCTTGATCGGCCAGGCCATGAAAGCCACCAAGGGCAAGGCCAACCCGGCCCAACTGACTGAGCTGTTGAAACAAAAACTGACTGCTTAA
- a CDS encoding DUF4124 domain-containing protein — protein sequence MVFSVAGLLPLLPILAHGQIYTCKDAAGRTVTGDHQMPECADRKIVELSKAGVVKREIPAPLTAEQRRQQDILDEKRRTDAAAEEQRRQQDRALLARYRSEADIESSRRYYLSLSQDLIKRDQIGIDDAQNQLKAANTEAEFYKRKKTLPLNLRNKIEGANRDIAYNQKNMADHQAELARINGKFDETLKHYRELATAAAEAQASR from the coding sequence TTGGTTTTCAGCGTAGCGGGCTTGTTGCCTTTGCTGCCAATCCTGGCGCACGGCCAGATTTATACCTGCAAGGATGCAGCCGGTCGTACCGTGACCGGCGATCATCAGATGCCGGAATGCGCCGATCGCAAGATTGTGGAGTTATCAAAGGCGGGAGTAGTCAAGCGCGAAATCCCGGCGCCGCTGACCGCCGAACAACGACGCCAGCAGGATATCCTGGATGAAAAACGCAGGACCGACGCGGCTGCGGAAGAGCAGCGGCGCCAGCAGGACCGTGCTTTGTTGGCGCGCTATCGTAGCGAGGCAGACATCGAATCGTCGCGCCGCTATTACCTGTCCTTGTCGCAGGATCTGATCAAGCGCGACCAGATCGGCATCGACGACGCCCAGAACCAGCTGAAAGCGGCCAATACCGAAGCCGAGTTTTACAAGCGCAAAAAAACCTTGCCGTTGAACTTACGCAACAAGATCGAAGGAGCCAACCGCGACATCGCCTATAACCAGAAAAACATGGCGGATCATCAGGCCGAATTGGCCCGTATCAACGGCAAGTTCGATGAAACTCTCAAGCACTATCGGGAGTTGGCCACCGCGGCGGCGGAAGCACAGGCATCGCGCTAA
- the pyrE gene encoding orotate phosphoribosyltransferase: protein MNNLRQQFIEFAVKAGVLKFGEFVTKAGRTSPYFFNAGMFNEGAALGQLAQFYARTLIDSGLQFDMLFGPAYKGITLASATAVALAAQGRNVSFAYNRKEAKDHGEGGNIVGGPLKGRVLIIDDVISAGTSVRESVEMIRAAGATPCAVVIALDRMERSGKDDALSANSAVEEVTQAYGMPVISIGNLNDLLEYISGAGADAELNRYQAAVAAYRERYGVA from the coding sequence TTGAACAATTTACGTCAACAATTTATTGAATTTGCGGTGAAGGCCGGAGTGCTGAAGTTCGGCGAGTTTGTCACCAAGGCAGGTCGCACCTCGCCGTATTTCTTCAATGCGGGCATGTTTAACGAGGGTGCCGCCCTGGGCCAGCTGGCGCAATTCTATGCACGTACCCTGATTGATTCGGGTTTGCAGTTTGACATGCTGTTCGGGCCGGCCTACAAAGGTATTACGCTGGCTTCGGCAACTGCGGTGGCATTGGCGGCGCAAGGGCGCAATGTGTCGTTTGCCTACAACCGCAAGGAAGCCAAGGATCACGGCGAAGGCGGCAATATCGTCGGCGGGCCATTGAAGGGCCGGGTGCTGATTATCGATGACGTGATTTCAGCCGGGACGTCAGTCCGGGAATCGGTCGAGATGATCCGCGCCGCCGGCGCTACGCCTTGTGCGGTAGTGATCGCGCTGGACCGGATGGAGCGTTCCGGCAAGGATGACGCCTTATCGGCCAATTCCGCAGTAGAAGAAGTGACGCAAGCGTATGGCATGCCGGTCATTTCAATCGGCAACCTGAACGACTTGCTGGAATATATTTCCGGCGCAGGCGCCGATGCTGAGCTGAACCGTTACCAGGCTGCGGTCGCTGCTTACCGGGAGCGCTACGGCGTAGCATGA
- a CDS encoding exodeoxyribonuclease III, with protein MPRIISANLNGIRSAARKGFFEWLTKQSADFICVQELKAQAADMTPEFLTPEGYVGHFHYAEKKGYSGVGLYSKRKPNAVRIGFGNPEFDAEGRYVECDFGDLTVISLYCPSGSSSEERQIAKFRFMEAFLPHLQELKASGREVVICGDWNIAHQERDLKNWKGNKKNSGFLPEERAWLTQLFDEVGLVDVFRKVDQREEQYTWWSNRGQAWAKNVGWRIDYHISTPGIAANAHAVAIYKDERFSDHAPLTIDYS; from the coding sequence ATGCCAAGAATTATTTCCGCCAATCTCAACGGTATCCGTTCCGCAGCCAGAAAAGGCTTCTTCGAGTGGCTGACCAAACAGTCCGCCGATTTCATCTGCGTCCAGGAGCTAAAAGCGCAAGCCGCCGACATGACGCCGGAATTCCTCACACCGGAAGGTTACGTAGGGCATTTTCATTACGCCGAAAAGAAGGGTTATTCGGGCGTCGGTTTGTATAGCAAGCGCAAGCCGAACGCGGTCAGGATAGGTTTCGGCAACCCGGAATTCGATGCCGAAGGCCGTTATGTGGAGTGCGATTTCGGTGATTTGACGGTCATTTCGTTGTACTGCCCGTCCGGATCATCCAGCGAAGAACGGCAAATCGCCAAGTTCCGCTTCATGGAAGCGTTCTTGCCGCATCTGCAAGAACTGAAGGCCAGCGGCCGTGAAGTGGTGATTTGCGGCGACTGGAATATCGCGCATCAGGAGCGCGACCTGAAAAACTGGAAGGGTAACAAGAAGAATTCCGGCTTCCTGCCGGAAGAACGCGCCTGGCTCACCCAGCTGTTTGATGAAGTCGGCCTGGTCGACGTTTTCCGCAAAGTCGACCAGCGCGAAGAACAATACACCTGGTGGAGCAACCGCGGCCAAGCCTGGGCCAAGAACGTCGGCTGGCGTATCGATTACCACATCTCCACGCCCGGCATCGCCGCCAACGCCCACGCGGTCGCCATTTACAAAGACGAGCGCTTCTCGGACCATGCACCGCTGACGATCGATTATTCCTGA
- a CDS encoding class II glutamine amidotransferase produces the protein MCQLLGMNCNVPTDIVFSFTGFATRGGQTDHHSDGWGIAFFEGSGVRHFVDYQAAIASPVAELIRRCPIKSKNVIAHIRKATQGQVALENCHPFVRELWGRYWVFAHNGDLKEFAPRLNGPYRPVGNTDSELAFCYLLQQLRQRFGDSAPSQAELTAALRELTSEIAAHGTFNMMLSDGSALFTHCSTNLYYIVRQFPFAEAHLSDEDVSVDFSQVTTPQDRVAVIVTEPLTTNEVWTKFGEGELIVFVDGQPV, from the coding sequence ATGTGTCAGTTACTTGGAATGAACTGCAATGTGCCGACCGACATTGTGTTCAGTTTTACCGGCTTCGCCACACGCGGTGGCCAGACCGATCATCACAGCGACGGCTGGGGCATTGCCTTTTTTGAAGGCAGCGGCGTGCGCCATTTTGTCGATTACCAGGCGGCAATCGCGTCGCCGGTAGCGGAGTTGATCCGGCGCTGCCCGATCAAGTCGAAAAATGTCATCGCGCATATTCGCAAAGCCACCCAAGGCCAGGTCGCGCTGGAAAACTGCCATCCGTTCGTACGGGAGTTATGGGGCCGTTACTGGGTTTTTGCCCATAACGGCGATCTGAAGGAATTCGCGCCGCGCCTCAACGGGCCGTACCGTCCAGTCGGCAATACGGACAGCGAACTGGCGTTCTGTTACCTGCTGCAGCAACTGCGTCAGCGTTTCGGCGACAGTGCGCCGTCGCAGGCCGAGCTGACCGCTGCGTTGCGCGAACTGACCAGCGAAATCGCAGCGCATGGCACATTCAACATGATGCTCTCGGATGGCTCGGCGTTGTTTACGCATTGCTCGACCAATCTGTATTACATCGTGCGCCAGTTCCCGTTTGCCGAAGCCCATCTGTCGGACGAAGACGTGAGCGTCGATTTCTCGCAAGTAACAACGCCGCAAGACCGGGTCGCGGTGATTGTCACCGAACCGCTGACGACCAACGAGGTGTGGACCAAGTTCGGCGAGGGCGAACTGATCGTGTTCGTCGACGGCCAGCCGGTCTAG
- a CDS encoding BMP family ABC transporter substrate-binding protein: MTLAPRTPHANSHPAISRTKCQQSRKATKWHSLLLPIALLLGVFLDCTAANAGAADLPKIIYVRPVPNNDDVLLQQGSSGVNNAAKLYKMQASTLESQATRAGRLLQLDNAVKQGAKIVVVMGIEFKDLLDSVARQAPQTRFLILEHCIDNAANNITCITFREPEASYLAGMQAALTSSTGKIGLIGASDTALRQKNSQAFTNGARAAKATISIHEPLWVEGPQPFNDPPRAEALTKTMLGDGVDVIWAAAAGSNSGVFKALTPQSHAKAIGSGVNQCMQAPGKVLDNVEVHADSAIILAVGLLTNGSTAQRFDFGLKEGAVALTALGLDAAYSECDILRQRPVLQKLREASNAIISGKLKID; encoded by the coding sequence ATGACACTGGCCCCTCGCACGCCGCACGCAAACTCACATCCCGCCATATCCAGAACGAAATGCCAACAATCGCGCAAAGCGACTAAATGGCACAGCCTGCTGCTGCCGATAGCACTGTTGCTGGGGGTTTTCCTGGACTGCACAGCCGCCAATGCCGGCGCTGCGGACCTCCCCAAGATCATTTATGTACGGCCGGTGCCAAACAATGACGATGTCCTGCTGCAGCAAGGCAGCAGCGGCGTCAACAACGCCGCCAAACTGTACAAGATGCAAGCCAGCACGCTGGAAAGCCAGGCTACCCGGGCTGGCCGCCTGCTGCAATTGGACAACGCAGTCAAGCAAGGCGCCAAGATTGTGGTGGTGATGGGAATCGAATTCAAGGACCTGCTCGACAGCGTGGCGCGTCAGGCGCCGCAAACCCGTTTCCTGATTCTTGAGCACTGCATCGACAATGCCGCCAACAATATCACTTGCATCACCTTCCGTGAACCCGAAGCCAGTTACCTGGCCGGCATGCAGGCGGCACTGACCTCGAGCACCGGCAAGATCGGCCTGATCGGCGCCAGCGATACCGCTTTGCGCCAGAAAAACAGTCAGGCCTTCACCAATGGCGCACGGGCAGCCAAAGCCACCATTTCGATACACGAACCACTGTGGGTGGAAGGCCCACAACCCTTCAACGATCCGCCACGTGCCGAAGCGTTGACCAAAACCATGCTCGGCGATGGCGTCGACGTCATCTGGGCCGCCGCCGCCGGCAGCAATTCCGGCGTATTCAAGGCGCTCACGCCGCAATCCCACGCCAAAGCCATCGGCAGCGGCGTCAATCAATGCATGCAGGCGCCGGGTAAAGTGCTCGATAATGTCGAAGTGCATGCGGATAGCGCGATTATCCTTGCGGTCGGCTTGCTGACCAACGGCTCGACGGCGCAGCGTTTTGATTTCGGCCTGAAAGAAGGGGCCGTGGCGTTGACCGCACTGGGTCTGGATGCCGCCTATTCGGAATGCGACATCCTGCGCCAGCGGCCGGTATTGCAAAAGCTGCGCGAGGCCAGCAATGCGATCATCAGCGGCAAACTCAAGATAGATTAA
- a CDS encoding LysR family transcriptional regulator, translating to MDQLAAMRAFRRVVESGSFTAAAAELNQSHTIVSRQVRQLELELGAQLLNRTTRRFALTEAGQEYYERSRHILDQIDDAAQAVSAHQTRPSGTLRINAPMAFGTLELAQWLPQFIIANPQLKVDLVCNDRLVDVIEEGFDVALRLTRGLPDSTLVAKRLATCEILLAAAPAYLERQGVPQQPADLVRHNCLTYTLALKPSEFQFYAADGREHAVTVRGNLQANTGIALRSAALAGLGIAATSSFIVHEDLRRGDLLQVLPGFTLKPRDLYAIYPQNRHLSPKVRAFVDFAVAWYATPRWD from the coding sequence ATGGATCAACTGGCTGCGATGCGCGCTTTCCGGCGCGTAGTGGAGAGCGGCAGCTTTACTGCTGCCGCTGCTGAACTGAACCAGTCGCACACCATCGTTTCACGCCAGGTGCGGCAACTGGAGCTGGAACTGGGTGCGCAACTTCTGAACCGCACCACCCGCCGCTTTGCTCTGACCGAAGCCGGCCAGGAATATTACGAGCGTAGCCGTCACATACTTGATCAGATAGACGATGCTGCCCAAGCGGTGTCGGCACATCAGACACGGCCGTCCGGCACCTTGCGGATAAACGCGCCGATGGCGTTCGGCACGCTGGAACTGGCGCAGTGGCTGCCACAGTTCATCATCGCCAATCCGCAGTTGAAGGTTGATCTGGTATGCAATGACCGCCTGGTCGATGTCATTGAAGAAGGCTTCGACGTGGCCTTGCGCCTGACCCGCGGCTTGCCCGACTCGACCCTGGTTGCCAAGCGCCTGGCGACTTGTGAAATACTCCTGGCGGCTGCGCCGGCCTATCTGGAACGACAAGGCGTTCCGCAGCAGCCTGCCGATCTGGTCCGGCACAATTGCCTGACTTATACGCTTGCGCTAAAGCCCAGCGAATTCCAGTTTTATGCAGCCGATGGCCGCGAACATGCAGTAACTGTGCGCGGCAATTTGCAAGCCAACACCGGGATCGCCTTGCGCTCGGCAGCGCTGGCCGGGCTAGGCATCGCCGCCACCAGTTCCTTCATCGTGCATGAAGATTTGCGGCGCGGCGATCTGCTGCAGGTACTGCCCGGCTTCACGCTGAAACCGCGCGACCTGTACGCAATCTATCCGCAAAACCGCCACCTGTCGCCGAAAGTACGGGCTTTTGTCGATTTCGCGGTAGCTTGGTATGCCACCCCGCGCTGGGATTAA
- a CDS encoding DUF3096 domain-containing protein translates to MNIHFSLVPIVSLIAGILILVTPKLLNYIVAFYLIAVGLIGLFGVGHFRLH, encoded by the coding sequence ATGAATATTCATTTTTCGCTGGTCCCTATCGTTTCCCTGATTGCAGGCATCCTGATCCTGGTCACGCCGAAGCTCCTGAACTATATCGTCGCCTTCTACCTCATCGCAGTCGGCCTGATCGGTTTGTTCGGCGTCGGCCATTTCCGACTACATTGA
- a CDS encoding 2Fe-2S iron-sulfur cluster-binding protein — MPVEDRFIVRIEPSGWHFETSGATPVMEAARQSDINLPSSCRNGTCRTCMCRLLHGEIRYQIEWPGLSSDEKKDGYILPCIAYPQSDLVIEETRATRLIK, encoded by the coding sequence ATGCCGGTTGAAGACAGATTCATCGTCCGGATCGAACCAAGCGGATGGCATTTTGAAACGTCTGGCGCTACCCCGGTCATGGAGGCTGCGCGGCAGTCCGATATCAACTTGCCGAGCTCTTGCAGAAACGGCACATGCCGAACCTGCATGTGCCGCCTTCTCCACGGAGAAATACGCTACCAGATCGAATGGCCGGGCCTGAGCAGCGACGAAAAGAAAGACGGCTACATCCTGCCCTGCATCGCCTACCCGCAATCAGACCTGGTCATCGAAGAAACGCGCGCCACGCGCCTGATCAAGTAG
- a CDS encoding tautomerase family protein produces the protein MPILTVLLSTPPDTAVSAKVAGTLSRLTAEILHKKPELTSIAISHVDPTHWFVGGPSLAAQRKTSFFLDIRITDETNTADEKARYIDAVFREIGALLGELHHESYVHVNDVRAAAYGFGGLTQQHRAVAARLQA, from the coding sequence ATGCCCATACTTACCGTATTGTTATCCACTCCCCCAGACACGGCGGTTTCCGCCAAAGTCGCCGGCACCTTGTCGCGTCTGACTGCGGAGATTTTGCACAAGAAACCTGAGCTGACCTCGATTGCGATTTCGCATGTCGATCCGACGCACTGGTTTGTCGGCGGCCCGTCATTGGCGGCGCAACGGAAAACCAGCTTCTTCCTGGATATCCGCATTACAGACGAAACCAATACCGCCGATGAAAAGGCGCGCTATATCGATGCTGTCTTCAGGGAGATCGGCGCCTTGCTGGGCGAGTTGCACCACGAAAGCTACGTCCACGTCAACGATGTGCGAGCCGCCGCTTATGGTTTCGGTGGCTTGACGCAGCAGCATAGGGCTGTAGCGGCGCGCCTGCAAGCTTGA
- a CDS encoding cysteine hydrolase family protein encodes MNASTNNLTGNPTIRTLVGATASTSLDPKTTALLVIDIQNEYFSGKLPIPDGLAVVRNANRLIALADKHGMPVFHVQQWNAVERPLFTKNTVMSEFHPDMQVAPHHAIVRKTFASSFASTDLHSQLQARGIKTLIVTGLMTNNCVAATSFDGVANGYKVIISSDASATRDIRTWDGGVVGHKDLHRAVLTGMSDAIAEIRSTSEILELVS; translated from the coding sequence ATGAATGCCTCGACCAACAACCTGACCGGCAATCCAACCATCCGCACTCTCGTCGGCGCGACTGCCAGCACCAGCCTTGATCCGAAAACGACGGCTTTGTTGGTGATTGATATTCAAAATGAATATTTCAGCGGCAAGTTGCCCATTCCTGATGGTCTGGCCGTGGTGCGCAACGCCAATCGCCTGATAGCGCTGGCCGATAAGCATGGCATGCCGGTGTTTCATGTCCAGCAATGGAATGCCGTTGAGCGGCCTTTGTTTACCAAGAACACGGTGATGTCTGAATTTCATCCCGATATGCAGGTTGCTCCGCACCATGCGATCGTCCGCAAAACTTTCGCCAGTTCTTTTGCCAGCACCGATCTGCATTCGCAACTGCAGGCGCGCGGCATCAAGACCCTGATCGTGACAGGTCTGATGACCAATAATTGCGTGGCGGCGACCTCCTTTGACGGCGTTGCCAACGGCTATAAGGTCATTATCAGCAGCGACGCCAGCGCCACGCGCGACATCCGCACCTGGGACGGCGGTGTGGTAGGTCATAAGGACCTGCACCGCGCCGTATTGACCGGGATGTCGGACGCCATTGCTGAAATTCGCAGCACCAGCGAGATCCTGGAGCTGGTCAGCTAG
- a CDS encoding Lrp/AsnC family transcriptional regulator, with protein MEDKVEKLDRYDRILLRTLQANGRASNVELSEQVNLSPPQCYRRVQRLEKDGIIRGYAAQVEPAAIGLGVVAFVNLNIAREQFKQVRKLEKAIRLFPEILECYTISGDFDYLLKVAASDLKSLSAFLTDRLMQVPGVAGVRSMVCLEEIKPSSPLPLAD; from the coding sequence ATGGAAGATAAGGTAGAAAAACTCGACCGCTACGACCGTATCCTGTTGCGTACGCTCCAGGCGAATGGCCGCGCGTCCAATGTGGAACTATCCGAACAAGTCAATTTATCGCCGCCGCAGTGCTACCGGCGGGTCCAGCGTTTGGAAAAGGACGGCATCATCCGCGGCTATGCGGCGCAAGTGGAGCCGGCGGCCATTGGCCTGGGCGTGGTGGCCTTCGTTAATCTGAACATCGCACGCGAGCAGTTCAAGCAAGTGCGCAAGCTGGAAAAGGCCATCCGCCTGTTTCCCGAGATATTGGAGTGCTACACGATTTCGGGGGATTTCGACTATTTGCTCAAGGTTGCGGCCAGCGACTTGAAGTCGCTGTCGGCTTTTTTGACAGATCGCTTAATGCAGGTTCCTGGAGTGGCCGGGGTGCGTTCGATGGTTTGTCTGGAGGAAATCAAGCCGTCCAGTCCACTGCCATTGGCTGATTAG
- the rocD gene encoding ornithine--oxo-acid transaminase, whose amino-acid sequence MKNHAITLEDRYCAHNYEPLPVVLSSGKGIWLWDQDGKRYMDMMSAYSAVSFGHSHPTLVGALTKQAAQLAIVSRAFYSDQLGPFLQLLCEMTGMPKALPMNSGAEAVETAIKAARKWGHKVKGIAENSAEIIVCHGNFSGRTTTIVGFSSEAQYRDGFGPFSGGFNSVPFGDAAAMETAITPRTAAFLLEPIQGEAGIIVPPDGYLAKCREICDRHNVLLICDEVQTGLGRTGRLLASDHDGIKPDGLILGKALGGGLLPVSAFLAREDLMAVFTPGDHGSTFGGNPLSAAVGHAALRLLREEKLADNAQRMGERLLSGLRAIQHPAIRQIRGKGLLIGMDLDPSFISAREFCERLMSQGILSKDTHDTVVRFAPPLIISANDIDAALEAIRHTFSTLTDTPATHLTERSYA is encoded by the coding sequence ATGAAAAACCATGCAATAACTCTCGAAGACCGATACTGCGCGCACAACTATGAACCGCTGCCGGTAGTGCTCAGCAGCGGCAAGGGTATCTGGCTGTGGGACCAGGATGGCAAACGCTACATGGACATGATGTCGGCCTATTCCGCCGTCAGCTTCGGCCATAGCCACCCTACCCTGGTCGGCGCATTGACCAAGCAGGCTGCCCAGCTGGCGATCGTTTCCCGGGCGTTTTACAGTGATCAGCTCGGACCATTCCTGCAATTGCTGTGCGAAATGACCGGCATGCCTAAAGCCTTGCCGATGAACAGCGGCGCGGAAGCGGTTGAAACCGCAATCAAGGCGGCTCGCAAATGGGGCCACAAGGTCAAGGGCATTGCTGAAAACAGCGCCGAAATCATCGTTTGCCACGGTAATTTTTCCGGCCGCACCACGACCATTGTGGGCTTCTCGTCGGAAGCGCAATACCGCGACGGCTTCGGACCGTTTTCAGGTGGTTTCAACAGCGTGCCGTTCGGCGATGCGGCCGCCATGGAAACCGCGATTACGCCGCGCACTGCAGCTTTCCTGCTGGAACCGATCCAAGGCGAAGCCGGCATCATCGTGCCACCCGACGGCTATCTGGCGAAATGCCGCGAAATTTGCGACCGCCATAATGTCTTGCTGATTTGCGACGAAGTCCAGACCGGCCTCGGCCGCACCGGCCGCCTGCTGGCCAGCGACCATGACGGCATCAAGCCGGACGGCCTGATCCTGGGCAAGGCGCTCGGCGGCGGCTTGCTGCCGGTATCGGCATTTTTAGCCAGGGAAGATCTGATGGCCGTGTTTACGCCCGGCGACCATGGCAGCACCTTCGGCGGCAATCCGCTGTCGGCAGCTGTCGGCCATGCCGCATTGCGCCTGCTGCGCGAAGAGAAGCTCGCCGATAACGCACAACGCATGGGCGAACGCCTGCTGAGCGGCCTGCGCGCTATCCAGCATCCTGCGATCCGCCAGATCCGCGGCAAAGGCCTGTTGATCGGCATGGACCTCGATCCGAGCTTTATCTCCGCCCGCGAATTCTGCGAACGGCTGATGAGCCAAGGCATCTTGTCGAAAGACACGCATGACACCGTGGTCCGCTTTGCGCCGCCGCTGATCATCAGCGCCAACGACATCGACGCCGCGCTGGAAGCCATCAGGCATACATTTTCGACCTTAACTGATACACCCGCAACTCACCTGACCGAAAGGAGCTACGCATGA
- a CDS encoding dimethylarginine dimethylaminohydrolase family protein, which translates to MTNQLLDHTAEDTFLMCAPDHFEVSYVINPWMAGNIAHGNRSVAMQQWLALVEAMGKVATIKMMPAMPGVPDLVFTANAGVVLGNKVVLSRFRHVERQAEEVYFDAAFTAHGFEVLTLPPELPFEGAGDALMDRSENLLWFGHGHRSDIACATRLSELLDIEVQPLKLVDARFYHLDTCFCPLAGGYVMYFPEAFDADSQAHIAARVPADKRIIVSSEDALHFACNTVNSGRHIFLNQASDALVTQLQANGFVVHQTALTEFLKAGGAAKCLTLKLNEPHQGATQVARQEAA; encoded by the coding sequence ATGACCAACCAACTGCTGGACCATACCGCAGAAGACACATTCTTGATGTGCGCTCCGGACCATTTTGAAGTGTCTTATGTCATTAATCCGTGGATGGCTGGCAATATTGCGCATGGCAACCGTAGTGTCGCCATGCAGCAGTGGCTAGCATTGGTGGAAGCCATGGGCAAGGTAGCAACAATCAAGATGATGCCAGCCATGCCGGGTGTCCCTGATCTGGTCTTTACCGCGAATGCCGGCGTAGTGCTGGGCAATAAAGTAGTGTTGTCGCGCTTCCGCCACGTTGAACGGCAAGCCGAAGAAGTCTATTTCGACGCAGCATTTACCGCCCACGGTTTTGAAGTACTGACCCTACCGCCGGAACTGCCTTTTGAAGGCGCCGGCGATGCGCTGATGGACCGTAGCGAAAACCTGTTGTGGTTCGGTCACGGCCACCGTTCGGATATCGCCTGTGCGACGCGTTTGTCGGAACTGCTGGACATCGAAGTGCAGCCGTTGAAACTGGTCGACGCCCGCTTCTATCATCTGGATACCTGCTTCTGTCCATTGGCTGGCGGCTATGTGATGTATTTCCCCGAAGCATTCGATGCGGATTCACAAGCGCACATCGCGGCCCGCGTTCCAGCAGACAAGCGCATTATCGTCAGCAGCGAAGATGCCTTGCATTTTGCTTGCAATACCGTCAATTCCGGCCGCCATATCTTCCTGAACCAGGCGTCGGATGCGCTGGTCACGCAGTTGCAGGCAAACGGCTTTGTTGTCCATCAGACAGCATTGACCGAGTTCCTCAAGGCTGGCGGCGCAGCAAAATGCCTGACTTTGAAACTCAATGAACCACATCAAGGCGCTACGCAGGTAGCGCGCCAGGAAGCTGCCTAA